In the Deltaproteobacteria bacterium genome, one interval contains:
- a CDS encoding branched-chain amino acid ABC transporter permease: protein MRKLQFHPCGSFKTSYHQDLNIFSTDFGRLWMGIGIVLLFGVVPFISSSYTLYILNSVGIYAIAAVGLNLLIGFTGQISLGHGAFFGVGAYAGAILATRVGLPFFVAVPLAGVIAAAVGMVFGLPSARLKHLYLCIATLAGQFIIEYVLVQWESLTGGAMGIVVPSATLFGIDLGSDRAFFYVIFFLFVLMTWIAVNLIRTRIGRAFIAIRDNDRAAEGMGIPIFPYKLLSFAISSFYAGFAGALFAYYTMSITPEPFNLWLSIEYIAMIIIGGMGSIPGSVFGTIFIVTLNEVLSHITEYLMNVGVSTGVAITIAPLREFVYGLAIVLFIIFEPKGLAEVWRIVRSNFRLWPFSY, encoded by the coding sequence ATGCGTAAACTCCAGTTTCATCCTTGCGGCAGCTTCAAGACCAGTTACCATCAAGATTTAAATATCTTCAGCACCGATTTCGGCCGGCTCTGGATGGGCATCGGCATCGTGCTCCTCTTTGGTGTCGTGCCGTTCATCAGCAGTTCTTATACGTTGTATATCCTCAACAGCGTAGGCATTTATGCCATTGCCGCGGTCGGCCTGAATCTCCTCATCGGGTTTACCGGCCAGATCTCACTGGGTCACGGGGCTTTTTTCGGCGTCGGGGCCTATGCCGGCGCCATCCTGGCCACCAGGGTGGGTCTTCCTTTTTTCGTTGCAGTGCCCCTTGCTGGGGTCATCGCCGCTGCCGTAGGCATGGTCTTTGGTCTTCCCTCGGCCCGGTTGAAACACCTCTACCTCTGTATCGCGACGCTGGCAGGACAGTTCATCATCGAATATGTCCTGGTCCAGTGGGAATCACTGACAGGGGGTGCCATGGGTATCGTCGTTCCGAGCGCCACCCTGTTCGGGATTGATTTAGGGAGCGATCGCGCCTTTTTCTATGTCATATTTTTCTTGTTTGTTCTGATGACATGGATCGCCGTCAACCTGATCCGCACCCGGATCGGCCGCGCCTTCATCGCCATTCGAGACAATGACCGGGCGGCCGAGGGGATGGGGATTCCGATATTTCCCTATAAGCTCCTCTCCTTCGCCATCAGCTCCTTTTATGCGGGGTTCGCCGGTGCCCTGTTTGCCTACTATACCATGAGCATCACGCCCGAGCCTTTTAATCTGTGGCTGTCCATCGAATATATCGCCATGATCATCATCGGAGGGATGGGGAGCATCCCGGGCTCTGTTTTCGGGACCATCTTCATTGTAACCCTCAATGAGGTGTTGAGTCACATTACGGAATATCTGATGAATGTGGGGGTTTCCACCGGGGTCGCCATCACCATCGCCCCGCTCCGGGAGTTCGTCTACGGACTGGCCATTGTCCTCTTTATCATCTTTGAACCCAAAGGGCTGGCCGAGGTATGGCGCATCGTGCGGTCAAACTTCAGGTTGTGGCCGTTTTCTTACTGA
- a CDS encoding branched-chain amino acid ABC transporter permease, which translates to MEFFLQLLVSGLSLGFLYALSALGFVMIFKSSSVLNFAHGELMAIGAFLFLALSAWADLPIVLAFALTLAGSFTLGFILEKFFLRPLIGEALIQVIMLTLGLALMFRGLLLFIFGGDIHDYPDFLPQALSMQWGAIQIPAAYVAAFIIGILFLILFGFFFKYSSQGIYMRSVADNQPAALSLGVHVRRVFALSWAIAALVCAMSGIVLGIINGINVHELSSIGLKVFPVVILGGLDSIGGAILGGVIIGLLETFTGGYISTSLREIIPYIVLIFILMVKPYGLFGLVEIERV; encoded by the coding sequence ATGGAATTTTTTCTTCAGCTTCTGGTAAGCGGGCTTTCATTAGGGTTTCTTTACGCCCTTTCGGCGCTCGGCTTTGTCATGATTTTTAAATCGAGCAGCGTCCTCAATTTTGCCCACGGCGAACTGATGGCCATCGGGGCGTTTCTCTTCCTTGCCCTCTCCGCCTGGGCGGATCTGCCCATTGTCCTGGCGTTTGCATTGACCCTGGCCGGAAGTTTCACCCTCGGCTTTATCCTGGAGAAATTTTTCCTTCGCCCACTGATTGGAGAGGCCCTTATCCAGGTCATCATGCTGACACTGGGACTGGCCCTGATGTTCAGGGGGTTGTTGCTCTTCATCTTCGGCGGAGACATTCACGACTATCCCGATTTCCTCCCCCAGGCCCTCTCCATGCAGTGGGGGGCCATCCAGATCCCCGCCGCCTATGTGGCAGCATTCATTATCGGCATCCTGTTTTTAATCCTGTTCGGGTTCTTTTTCAAATATTCATCCCAGGGGATCTACATGAGGTCTGTGGCCGACAATCAGCCCGCGGCCCTCTCCCTCGGCGTTCACGTGAGAAGGGTGTTTGCCCTCTCCTGGGCCATCGCCGCCCTGGTCTGCGCCATGAGCGGCATTGTCTTAGGCATCATCAACGGGATCAACGTTCACGAGCTGAGTTCCATCGGGCTCAAGGTGTTCCCTGTGGTGATCTTAGGCGGATTGGACAGCATCGGCGGCGCCATCCTGGGGGGCGTCATTATCGGCCTGCTGGAGACCTTTACCGGCGGGTACATCTCCACCTCGCTCAGGGAAATCATTCCCTACATTGTCCTGATTTTCATACTCATGGTAAAACCATACGGACTCTTCGGCCTGGTGGAAATCGAACGGGTTTAA
- a CDS encoding AMP-binding protein, whose translation MNSNNGIERIDPETLSSLGQFTLPQILLRQSERLGAERIALRDKAYGIWQTYHWKDYFRYTKLIGMGLISLGLKRGENVGLILDNDPEWLFAELGAQSVGGVALPLFTSAVAKELVGGLNRAEAAYVFAQDQEQVDKLLACKGDLPHTRRVIYTDPTGMRTYEDNPWLISFSQLLDLGEELDKEQPELYNKELWEGKPEDVALMLMTSGTTGFPKLVMLSHGNFTDMASKWLQTAPIGIEDNWISITPTAWIVDQMWGVGVTLCGGMVMNFPETFETAVEDFREIGPTVIVSSSRFWEDLASKIRVKINDAGFIKRRLYDMSQKIGRQIVDLESEKKAVPGRLRLSRWLGTRVVSRPLMDRVGCLNFRAAYTGGHPISPDVIRFFRANGLNLKQCYGLTETCGIFQVQPDDEVKPETVGKPLPGTEIRITEDQEVLVRSKSNFVGYFQNPEATAESLKDGWFYTGDAGYYDDDGHLLIIGRKQDIMRTREGEAFSPDFIETRLKFSPYIKEAVIWGEGQEFLTAFINIDFGNVGNWAEDRKIPYTTYTDLSQQPAVEELIRGEVAEVNTQLPDPMRLVRIILLYKLLDADDEELTRTGKVRRKYVFEQYKTLIDAMYSEKTELPIKGQVRYRDGTIGTIETTVKILTV comes from the coding sequence GTGAACAGCAACAATGGAATAGAGCGGATTGACCCGGAGACGCTGTCCTCTTTAGGGCAATTTACCTTGCCTCAGATCCTGCTGAGACAGTCGGAGCGTTTGGGGGCTGAACGGATCGCCCTGCGGGATAAGGCGTACGGCATATGGCAGACCTATCATTGGAAAGATTATTTCCGATATACAAAACTCATCGGAATGGGTCTGATCTCCCTCGGCCTCAAACGGGGTGAGAATGTCGGTCTGATCCTTGATAATGACCCGGAATGGCTCTTTGCAGAGCTGGGGGCACAGTCTGTGGGGGGAGTGGCCCTCCCCCTGTTTACATCGGCCGTGGCCAAGGAATTGGTCGGGGGCCTTAACCGGGCCGAAGCCGCCTATGTCTTTGCGCAGGACCAGGAACAGGTGGACAAACTCCTTGCCTGCAAGGGAGACCTGCCCCACACGAGACGCGTCATCTACACCGATCCCACCGGCATGCGGACTTACGAGGACAACCCCTGGCTGATCAGCTTCAGTCAGCTCCTGGATCTGGGGGAAGAACTGGACAAGGAACAGCCCGAGCTCTACAACAAAGAGCTATGGGAGGGAAAGCCCGAGGATGTGGCGCTCATGCTCATGACATCGGGGACCACCGGGTTCCCCAAATTGGTCATGTTAAGCCATGGCAATTTTACCGATATGGCCTCCAAGTGGCTCCAGACAGCCCCCATCGGCATTGAGGACAACTGGATTTCGATCACGCCGACCGCCTGGATCGTAGACCAGATGTGGGGCGTGGGCGTCACGCTCTGCGGCGGGATGGTCATGAATTTCCCGGAGACCTTTGAGACGGCAGTGGAGGACTTCCGGGAAATCGGACCGACGGTTATCGTCTCCTCTTCCAGGTTCTGGGAGGATCTCGCGTCCAAGATCCGGGTCAAGATCAATGATGCAGGATTCATCAAGCGGCGACTCTATGACATGTCGCAGAAAATCGGCAGGCAGATTGTTGACCTTGAATCAGAGAAGAAGGCGGTCCCCGGACGGCTGAGGCTGTCGCGGTGGCTGGGCACCCGAGTGGTTTCCAGACCCCTGATGGATCGCGTCGGGTGTCTCAACTTCCGCGCGGCCTACACGGGCGGACACCCCATCAGTCCGGATGTCATTCGGTTTTTCAGGGCCAACGGCCTCAACCTGAAACAATGTTACGGGCTGACGGAAACCTGCGGGATATTTCAGGTGCAGCCGGATGACGAGGTTAAACCGGAGACCGTGGGCAAACCCCTTCCCGGAACAGAGATCAGGATCACCGAAGACCAGGAGGTCCTGGTTCGCAGCAAATCCAACTTTGTCGGATACTTTCAGAACCCGGAGGCAACCGCCGAGTCCCTGAAAGACGGCTGGTTCTATACCGGGGATGCCGGCTACTATGACGACGACGGTCACCTTCTCATCATCGGTCGAAAGCAGGATATCATGCGAACCCGTGAAGGAGAGGCCTTCTCGCCCGACTTTATTGAAACCAGGCTCAAGTTCAGCCCGTACATCAAAGAGGCCGTCATCTGGGGAGAAGGACAGGAATTTCTCACGGCCTTCATCAACATCGACTTCGGAAACGTAGGAAACTGGGCCGAAGACAGAAAAATACCCTATACCACCTATACGGATTTGTCCCAACAGCCGGCTGTGGAGGAATTGATCCGGGGCGAGGTGGCCGAGGTCAATACCCAGTTGCCGGACCCGATGAGACTGGTCCGCATTATTCTATTGTATAAACTTCTGGACGCGGACGATGAAGAATTGACGCGAACGGGCAAGGTGAGGCGCAAATATGTCTTTGAGCAGTATAAGACCCTCATCGATGCCATGTATTCGGAAAAGACGGAACTGCCGATAAAGGGCCAAGTGCGATACAGGGACGGCACTATCGGGACCATCGAAACAACCGTAAAGATACTGACGGTGTGA
- a CDS encoding ABC transporter ATP-binding protein, which translates to MKAFRGEPSIFTSARPEERRAELEVKDLTLKFGGITALTKIDLNVRNGELVSIIGPNGAGKTSLLNCITGYYKPQEGHISFNGQDVTRLSTHHLTRIGIGRTYQNIELFPGMTVLSNMLLARHVHCNYHVGKAALFLKSVREEEVRHRKILEELIDFLEMQPIRKQLVGSLPYGLRKRVELGRALALQPKLLVLDEPFAGMTLEEKEDMVRFLIELNEAWNQTMILVEHDMSIVMSISKRVAVFDFGVKIAEGSPDFVQNHPQVVKAYLGDTSKIE; encoded by the coding sequence ATGAAAGCCTTTCGCGGTGAACCCAGTATCTTCACCTCAGCTCGGCCCGAGGAACGACGGGCCGAGCTGGAGGTGAAAGACCTGACCCTCAAGTTTGGCGGGATTACGGCGCTGACCAAGATTGATCTGAATGTCCGGAACGGCGAACTGGTATCCATTATCGGACCTAACGGCGCAGGCAAGACCAGCCTTTTAAACTGCATTACCGGCTATTACAAACCCCAGGAAGGCCATATTTCTTTTAACGGGCAGGATGTCACCCGCCTGTCCACGCATCATCTCACCCGGATCGGCATCGGTCGGACCTATCAGAACATCGAGCTTTTTCCCGGCATGACGGTGCTCTCCAACATGCTGCTGGCCAGGCACGTCCATTGCAATTATCATGTGGGAAAGGCCGCCCTCTTCCTGAAGAGCGTGCGAGAAGAAGAAGTTCGCCACCGGAAGATTCTGGAAGAACTCATCGATTTTTTGGAGATGCAGCCGATCCGGAAGCAGCTTGTCGGTTCTCTCCCGTATGGGCTGAGAAAGCGTGTTGAATTGGGCCGTGCATTGGCGCTGCAACCCAAGCTCCTGGTCCTGGATGAGCCCTTTGCAGGGATGACCCTGGAGGAAAAGGAGGACATGGTCCGGTTTCTGATCGAATTGAATGAGGCATGGAACCAGACCATGATACTGGTGGAACATGACATGTCCATCGTCATGAGTATCTCGAAGCGGGTGGCGGTATTTGATTTCGGGGTCAAAATAGCGGAGGGATCTCCGGATTTTGTTCAAAATCATCCCCAAGTCGTTAAGGCCTATCTCGGAGATACTTCCAAAATTGAATAG
- a CDS encoding ABC transporter ATP-binding protein — protein sequence MQDDIRLLINNISVVYSDVIQVLKGVSLTIREGQVVSLLGSNGAGKTTTLKAISGLLKPENGKVTEGSIEYDGKPVQNSSPEEITRKGIIQVLEGRQEFKYLTVEENLRVGTATRWGKPYQKDLELVYNYFPALLARKKSMAGYCSGGELQMVVIGRALMAHPKLLLLDEPSLGLAPLLVKEIFQIIRRINQEQKTTLLVVEQNANMALQIAHYGYVMENGKIVMESGAEELRQNPDVKEFYLGTAASGALKSYKNVKAYKRRKRWL from the coding sequence ATGCAGGATGATATCAGGCTACTGATCAATAATATCAGCGTTGTCTATTCGGATGTCATACAGGTCTTAAAGGGCGTTTCCCTTACCATTCGGGAAGGTCAGGTGGTCTCCCTTTTGGGGAGCAACGGGGCCGGAAAAACGACGACACTCAAGGCCATTTCCGGCCTGCTCAAACCTGAAAACGGCAAGGTAACCGAAGGTTCCATTGAATATGACGGCAAACCGGTTCAGAATTCCTCTCCCGAAGAGATCACGCGGAAAGGGATCATCCAGGTACTGGAGGGACGTCAGGAATTTAAATACCTGACCGTGGAAGAAAACCTGAGGGTCGGCACAGCCACTCGATGGGGAAAGCCCTACCAGAAAGATCTGGAGCTGGTTTACAACTACTTCCCCGCCCTCCTGGCAAGGAAAAAGTCGATGGCAGGCTACTGCAGCGGCGGAGAACTCCAGATGGTGGTCATCGGAAGGGCCCTGATGGCCCATCCGAAGTTGCTCCTCCTGGACGAACCCTCTCTGGGGCTTGCCCCGCTCCTGGTCAAGGAGATCTTCCAGATCATTCGGCGGATCAACCAGGAGCAGAAAACCACCCTCCTGGTGGTAGAACAGAACGCCAATATGGCACTTCAGATCGCCCATTATGGCTATGTCATGGAAAATGGGAAGATCGTCATGGAGAGCGGCGCTGAAGAGCTCAGGCAAAATCCCGATGTAAAGGAGTTTTATTTAGGCACGGCTGCCTCGGGTGCGCTCAAATCTTATAAGAATGTGAAGGCATATAAACGTCGCAAACGCTGGCTCTAA
- a CDS encoding 4Fe-4S dicluster domain-containing protein, translating into MGIIDLDRSDPDFLKDVARQPGGEMIQACFTCRSCVAGCPISAVNKEFSPAKIIRMAIYGLKDEVLRSDFVWLCATCYTCQERCPQGVNITEFMTLLKNMAIKEGFAPAGIRAQLKLVTNDGRIYPIDDFDNKKRTKAGLPVLPTACKEIEKLFHKQTVAE; encoded by the coding sequence ATGGGAATCATAGACCTGGATCGGAGCGATCCGGATTTTTTAAAGGACGTGGCCCGACAGCCCGGAGGGGAAATGATACAGGCCTGTTTCACCTGTCGCAGTTGCGTGGCGGGCTGTCCCATATCGGCCGTCAACAAGGAGTTCAGCCCGGCCAAGATCATTCGAATGGCCATTTACGGGCTCAAGGATGAGGTCCTCAGAAGCGATTTCGTATGGCTCTGCGCCACCTGTTATACATGTCAGGAGAGATGCCCCCAGGGCGTGAACATCACGGAGTTCATGACCCTCCTGAAGAACATGGCCATCAAGGAGGGGTTTGCGCCCGCCGGAATAAGGGCCCAGCTGAAACTGGTCACCAATGACGGCCGGATCTATCCGATCGATGATTTTGACAACAAGAAGCGGACAAAGGCGGGACTGCCGGTATTGCCTACCGCATGTAAGGAAATAGAGAAATTGTTCCATAAACAGACCGTTGCTGAATAA
- a CDS encoding FAD-dependent oxidoreductase — MSDGVTGAVVVAGAGIAGMQCALDLAGSGYYVYLLEKGPAIGGAMARLDKTFPTNDCAMUIISPKLVEVDRHLNIELITLADIAAVHGEAGNFEVEVLRRPRYVDMDKCIACGTCSEKCPKKVDDLFNGNLIKRKAIYVEYPQAVPLKYVIDKDNCIYFQKGKCRACEKFCPTKAICFDQKEERQTIRAGAVILAPGFRSYDPSPYTTYAYSKYPNVVTSVEFERILSATGPYQGHLQRPSDGTSPKKIAWLQCVGSRDVHRCDHGYCSSVCCMYAIKEAVIAKEHAGAGLDCAIFYMDMRTHGKDFERYYTEAREKHGVRFIRSRVPTIDLKDSGDLLIPYVNEAGDVVQETFDMVVLSVGMETSPEALELAHRIDVDLTEGGFCETESFCPVSTSKPGVYVCGAFQGPKDIPQSIIEASSAAAEAGARLSGARNTLTRHIEVPEERQIAGERPRIGVFICHCGINIGGVVDVPGVRDYARGLPYVEYATDNLFTCSTDTQQIIARIIKDKGLNRIVVAACTPKTHEPLFQETLVDAGLNKYLFEMTNIRNQDSWVHKDSPRSATEKAKDLVRMAVAKAALMEPLMEAELGISPKALVVGGGISGMTAAKSLSAQGFPVCLVERSSSLGGQSLALFRTWKGEDVQKHLAELITCVQEDPQIDVCLDTELDDVEGFVGNFKTRLVSNGEDSLIEHGVAVIATGARESRPREYMYGEDPRVLTHLELDQKMIAGDPALKNIRTAVFIQCVGSREPERPYCSRVCCSHSIESALQLKALNPDMKVYILYRDIRTYGERERLYRDARLAGVVFVPFSVDQKPRVFLDEDRLRLEVRDTVLGETITFTPDLVVLAAAIVPYGDEKLAQLFKVPMNEDGFFVEAHAKLGPSEFATDGVFLCGMSHYPKPIDESVAQALAASSRAVTLLSRKSVRMTGTVACVNPYACSSCGVCGTICPYSAPAVVTQGPFAGKMEINPALCKGCGLCVASCRSGALNLKGFGEDQIMAMINEI; from the coding sequence ATGTCTGATGGTGTAACGGGAGCTGTTGTGGTTGCAGGCGCAGGGATTGCCGGCATGCAATGCGCCCTTGATCTGGCCGGTTCCGGATACTACGTATACCTTCTGGAAAAGGGGCCGGCCATCGGCGGGGCCATGGCCCGGCTGGACAAGACCTTTCCCACCAATGACTGCGCCATGTGAATCATCTCCCCCAAACTGGTCGAGGTCGACCGGCACCTGAATATCGAACTGATCACATTGGCCGACATTGCCGCGGTCCACGGAGAGGCCGGAAATTTTGAGGTGGAGGTTCTGAGGCGCCCCCGGTATGTGGATATGGACAAATGCATCGCCTGCGGCACCTGCTCGGAGAAATGCCCGAAAAAGGTGGACGATCTCTTTAACGGGAATCTCATTAAACGCAAGGCCATCTATGTGGAATATCCCCAGGCGGTCCCTCTCAAATATGTCATTGACAAAGACAACTGCATCTATTTTCAAAAAGGAAAATGCCGGGCCTGCGAAAAATTCTGCCCCACAAAGGCCATCTGTTTTGACCAAAAAGAGGAAAGACAAACCATCCGGGCGGGCGCCGTTATCCTCGCCCCCGGATTCAGATCCTACGACCCCAGCCCTTACACCACCTATGCATACAGCAAGTACCCCAATGTGGTGACAAGCGTGGAATTTGAACGGATCCTGAGTGCCACAGGACCGTATCAGGGGCATCTCCAGCGGCCTTCCGATGGAACATCGCCCAAGAAAATCGCGTGGCTCCAGTGTGTCGGATCAAGGGACGTTCACCGATGCGATCATGGGTATTGCTCGTCGGTCTGCTGTATGTACGCCATCAAGGAGGCGGTTATCGCCAAGGAACATGCTGGGGCCGGCCTGGACTGCGCTATCTTTTACATGGACATGCGGACCCACGGAAAGGATTTCGAGCGGTACTACACGGAAGCAAGAGAAAAGCACGGGGTCCGTTTCATACGATCGCGTGTTCCCACCATCGACCTGAAAGACTCGGGCGACCTCCTGATCCCCTATGTCAACGAAGCCGGGGACGTGGTCCAGGAGACCTTTGACATGGTGGTCCTTTCCGTCGGCATGGAGACCTCCCCTGAGGCTTTGGAACTGGCGCACCGGATCGACGTCGACCTGACCGAGGGGGGATTCTGCGAGACAGAATCGTTTTGTCCGGTATCCACGTCCAAACCGGGCGTGTACGTGTGCGGGGCATTTCAAGGACCCAAGGATATCCCCCAGTCCATCATCGAAGCCAGTTCTGCAGCCGCAGAGGCGGGCGCCCGGTTGAGCGGCGCAAGGAACACCCTGACCAGGCATATCGAGGTTCCGGAGGAGAGACAGATCGCCGGGGAAAGACCCCGCATCGGCGTATTTATCTGCCACTGCGGCATCAATATCGGGGGGGTGGTGGATGTCCCCGGGGTGCGAGATTACGCCAGGGGTCTCCCTTACGTGGAATATGCCACGGACAACCTGTTTACCTGTTCCACAGATACCCAGCAGATCATCGCCCGAATCATCAAGGATAAAGGTCTTAACCGTATTGTAGTGGCGGCCTGCACCCCTAAGACCCATGAGCCCCTGTTTCAGGAGACACTGGTGGATGCGGGCCTGAATAAATATCTTTTTGAAATGACCAACATCCGGAACCAGGACTCCTGGGTCCATAAGGATTCTCCCCGGTCAGCGACCGAAAAGGCCAAGGACCTGGTCCGAATGGCCGTGGCCAAGGCCGCACTGATGGAACCTCTGATGGAGGCCGAACTGGGGATCAGCCCGAAGGCCCTGGTGGTGGGGGGGGGGATCTCCGGGATGACGGCGGCAAAAAGTCTTTCTGCTCAGGGATTTCCGGTCTGCCTTGTGGAACGGTCTTCTTCCCTGGGCGGTCAGTCCTTAGCCCTTTTCAGGACCTGGAAGGGAGAAGACGTTCAAAAGCATCTCGCTGAATTGATTACATGTGTTCAGGAAGATCCTCAAATCGACGTATGTCTCGACACGGAACTGGACGATGTGGAAGGGTTTGTGGGAAACTTCAAAACAAGACTCGTCTCAAACGGGGAGGATTCTCTGATCGAGCACGGTGTTGCGGTGATCGCTACCGGCGCAAGGGAGTCGAGGCCTCGAGAGTACATGTATGGAGAGGACCCCCGGGTGCTCACCCACCTGGAACTGGATCAAAAGATGATTGCCGGCGATCCGGCCCTCAAAAATATCAGGACCGCCGTATTTATTCAGTGCGTGGGATCCCGGGAGCCTGAGCGACCCTATTGCTCCAGGGTCTGCTGCAGCCATTCCATTGAGAGCGCGCTCCAGCTGAAGGCGCTGAACCCGGATATGAAGGTCTATATATTATACCGGGATATCCGCACCTACGGGGAACGGGAGCGTCTTTATCGGGACGCGCGCCTGGCAGGGGTGGTGTTTGTCCCGTTCTCGGTGGATCAGAAGCCCCGGGTGTTTTTGGATGAGGACCGTCTCAGACTTGAGGTGCGGGACACTGTATTGGGGGAAACAATCACCTTCACCCCTGATCTGGTGGTGCTGGCCGCAGCCATCGTGCCCTATGGGGACGAGAAGCTTGCGCAATTGTTCAAGGTGCCGATGAATGAAGATGGGTTTTTTGTGGAGGCCCATGCCAAGCTGGGGCCTTCCGAATTTGCCACAGACGGCGTATTCCTCTGCGGGATGAGCCATTATCCCAAACCGATAGACGAATCCGTTGCCCAGGCACTGGCCGCGTCATCCCGGGCGGTGACGCTTCTGTCCCGAAAGTCGGTTCGAATGACCGGGACGGTGGCCTGTGTAAATCCCTACGCGTGCAGCAGCTGCGGCGTGTGCGGGACCATCTGTCCGTATTCAGCCCCTGCAGTGGTGACGCAGGGACCTTTTGCAGGTAAAATGGAAATCAATCCCGCGCTGTGCAAGGGATGCGGGTTGTGTGTGGCCTCATGTCGATCCGGGGCGCTGAACCTGAAGGGCTTTGGAGAAGATCAGATCATGGCCATGATCAATGAGATATAG
- a CDS encoding CoB--CoM heterodisulfide reductase iron-sulfur subunit B family protein, translating into MKYAFFLGCTIPARARNYELSARRVAETLGIDLIETDRFMCCGFPIKAADREASTLMAAYNLSLAREKGLDICSLCSSCASQLAEAVHHLSQDDDEKARVNERLSEVGLTYREGPRVRHFARVLFEEVGAETIRNSFKRDLKGLRIAVHYGCHYLKPSSIHDCFDDVEDPGSIEELVALTGAEVVAYSGKKMCCGGPVLPVDEKVALSVTKKKLDSLADAGADALCLVCPFCSVMYDGNQKSIESEFNVTYNLPVLYLTQVLGLAMGFDRKELGLNMNVVKTKELLERVAG; encoded by the coding sequence ATGAAATACGCATTTTTTTTGGGCTGTACCATTCCCGCCAGGGCCAGAAATTATGAGCTCTCCGCCAGAAGAGTGGCAGAGACCCTGGGGATTGACCTGATAGAGACGGACAGGTTTATGTGTTGCGGATTTCCCATAAAGGCCGCAGATAGGGAGGCTTCCACTCTCATGGCCGCTTACAACCTTTCCCTGGCCCGGGAGAAAGGCCTGGATATATGCTCCCTGTGCAGTTCCTGCGCCTCCCAGCTGGCCGAGGCCGTACACCACCTCTCGCAGGACGACGACGAAAAGGCCCGGGTCAATGAGCGACTTTCCGAAGTGGGCCTGACATACAGAGAGGGCCCGAGGGTAAGGCATTTTGCCCGGGTCCTGTTTGAAGAAGTGGGGGCGGAAACCATCAGAAACTCTTTTAAAAGGGATCTGAAGGGCCTCAGAATCGCCGTCCACTACGGCTGCCATTATCTCAAGCCGTCCTCCATCCACGATTGTTTTGACGATGTGGAAGACCCCGGATCCATCGAAGAACTGGTCGCCCTTACCGGGGCCGAGGTGGTGGCGTATTCGGGCAAGAAAATGTGCTGCGGCGGTCCCGTACTTCCTGTGGATGAAAAGGTGGCCCTGTCCGTCACCAAGAAGAAGCTGGACAGCCTTGCGGATGCGGGGGCGGACGCGCTCTGTCTGGTGTGCCCTTTCTGCTCGGTCATGTACGACGGAAACCAGAAGAGCATTGAATCGGAATTCAATGTGACGTATAACCTTCCGGTCCTCTACTTGACCCAGGTCCTTGGACTGGCCATGGGATTTGACAGAAAAGAGCTGGGATTGAACATGAATGTGGTGAAGACCAAGGAATTGCTGGAAAGGGTTGCCGGGTAG